TTTACTAAGATGGGATGTAGTCCATCAAATGGGTTTAGTTGTTTAGGAACTTGGGTCAGAAAGTCAATCACCCAACTCGCAATAGTAATCGTTAACCAGATAGTGGTTGCTAGGGGAATTACTACTAACAACCCTGCAATCAGGTCGTTTTTTAAGTCCTGCTTTAAGCGGTCTATTCCCAAGCCTCTATTCTCTTTTTTTAGGATAGTGGAACTTTCGTTATTGGTACTCATTCCAGTAAATTTGTCTAATAGCCCAGTTATTTTTTGCAATATTTGCTACTGCAAGTTTCAGCGTTACTATTAAGTATGAGAACTGTAGCTAGAAATTTAGCTAGCATTTAGCTGGCAATAGGTTTTCCTACCACAGTCTATACAGTTACATTCCAAATAAAACAAAAGCCAGTTTGTCTGTGAAGACTTTACTTTTCTTTGTACAAATTGTAAATGATCGTTGCAAATCCTTAGTTATTACAATCCTATCGTTTTCTGTTAAAAGCTGCTATGTCCATAAAAATAAGTCCAGTACATTGATAATAACGACTGAACCAAGTGCTTTTTATGAAATGGAATGTTATAAATTTTAACTTATGGTGCGTGGGCTTAAGAATTATGCTAATTTCGATGACAGTAAAGTTACTAGCTGCTAGACCCTAACCCCTCTTTTTGAGCTTCTTGGCTGCTCTGTGTACTCAAATCTATTGGTGCATCTAAACTTGGGGTAGGTAAATACTTCATTTCCCAGGCTTTCAACAAAATTAGGTACTCATAAAAAGCCTGTAATGTACACCATGCCAGTCCTGCACGCCCATCTAGACAACCACCTAACAGGAAGTACATATACAAAAAACGTAACAAAGGTCTGGCGGGTAGTCTTAAAGACAAGTCTTTTAAAGCACGTCGCCTAGCAACTTCCGAATTACCTAAGAATAAATCACGCCACTCAACTTTGCCGTTCTCTAACTGGTATAAAGTTTCCTTTGCTTCATCAGTAGAATAACGGTTATGTTTTTCTATCCAACGGCTCAACCCTTTACTGCAAGTGTAGTGAGGATAGGTTTCCTTTAAAAAGCTGGTAGCGCCCTCGCACACTTCTCGTTCCGTATGCCCATAATCAGTGAACCACACCTTTCCGTGACGGAACAGACGCATCTGATAACGGGGATATTGAGTGCTGTAACGAATCCAGCGATTCATAAACATGACACGTTCCGCCACATAGTAACCTATGTATTCAGAACTTTTTAATGCTTGTTCGCACTCAGCAAACAATTCTGGAGTCATCCTTTCATCAGCTTCGAGGATGTATACCCATTCATGTTTCGGGGGAATGGATTCTAACATCCAAGTACGTTGACGACCATGACTTTCAAAGGCGTGCTGCACAACACGAATAGGATAGCGACTGGCAATTTCTACAGTGCGATCGCTACTACATGAATCGACAACGATAATATCATCCGATAACGTCGCGGATTCTATACAAGCTGCAATATCTAATTCTTCGTTATAAGTCAGTATATAAATAGAAAACATTGCCAAGTTTTAAAGTAATTTTTTTAATAGTCATTAGTCATGAGTCCATAGTCCAAAGTTATTTTCCCCTACTCCCCCTACTCCCTCATCTCCCTTGTCTCCTTCTTCTCCCCCATCTGCGATTGAGGGCTAAGAGTGTCATGTCAAAAATTACTCTCTAGCCCCCATAGTCAAACGAATCAATGAATTAACGTGCTGGCACTTTACCTTTACGTCCACCACCTTGTAAAGCACCTGAACTTCTAAGTCCTGACCAACCGATAATGATGTAACCAATGGACAATATTAAGCTACTGATCCCAATTCGGAGTCCTGATTTCCAAGCATTGTCTTTAGCTTGTTTGGCTGCGTCTTCCTTACCTTGACGGATTTGGTTTAATCTTTGATTGGCGAGTCCTTGAGGATCTGTTTGCTGGGCGATAAACTGATCCAATTCTTGCGGATTAGCTTTAAACTTCTTGAGTAATTCTTTCTGTTGTGCTGGTACTTGAGGATTATTTAACGCTTGTTGATATCTTTGGTCATCTTTCAACAGTTCAGTAAACTGATTTCTAGCTTGGGCGCGTAATTGCTCTAATTGAGCTTTTCCTTGCTCAGTGTTGGCTTGGGCTTGGAATTGTGCTAACTGATTTTTAAGTTGATTTTCTGCCTGTTCTGCTTGTTGATTGATTTGGTTTACAGCTTGGGTACTAGCTTGTCGGACATTATTGAGATGTAAGGGGAAAATTAGTAAGAACATTAACCCCAAAATGCTAGAGAGTATTAAAACAGGAACTCTTAAATCAATGCCCTTGGTAGCCCCATCACTAGCACTGTCTATCCAGTACCCAGTGAATAATGCTCCTAGCCCCACCAAAGGCACAATCCCTCGGTCAACTAATGCTGTTGCTAGATTGATTTGCCATAGCCTATCTGTGGGTTGAAACGGCAACAACAAAATCAAGAAATCTAATAAGAACGAGACAATTAAGACTATCCCCACAACTTTGAGGATGAGGGAGGAATTTACAGAGGCAAAGCGATTAACCATAGTTTTTTAAATGTGTACTGGATTTAGATTGAGTGATGATCCTATCTAAAGTTACTTGAATATTGTTACCCTATCGCTAGTTGTTATATGAATCTACCCATATTTTGGAGATCAAATGCAATGCTGTTATGTGACAAATTTTTTGTTCTTGAGTTTCAAGCTACACTACGGTAGCATTGCTGGGCTGAATTTCACCAGTATTACTTCGGTATTTTGTAATACATCGATAACTCGGTTTATATTTGCTACCTCATCTTAACTTCTGTTTCCCAAACTTGCTGCCAAATCGGTAAATCCTCTGGTCTGTCCACATCAGCTAACTCTGGTAGATAATGATATGAGAGGTTGAGTTTGTTCGCAATCTCCACAGTTTGGTGTAATACTTGCGAACTTCCCCAGTCGATATTGACAAATAATTCTGGAATGAAGCAACGCAACCCTATTAAGTAATAGCCACCATCAATTGCTGGGCCAATTACCAAATCAACTGTATGTATTTGCTTAAAAGCTTGGGTAAGGATCTGACAATTCAATCCAGGGCAATCAGTGCCGATAATAACTACTTGTGTTGCTTGTGCTTGAAAGGCATTATATAGCGATCGCGTCATCCGCAAACCCAAATCCCCATCACCTTGAGGCTGGTAAACTAAATCTGTACCCAACCAATCTTGCATTAGTTGCACATCACCGCCTGCAAACCGCACCTCTGAAGATACGTTAATTACCTTTTGCAGTTCTTTAACCTGAGATATTGTATGTTCAGTCATTTGGCATTGCAGGTTTGCAGCACCAATAGCACCCAAAGCTCGTATTAATCTAGTCTTTGTCTTCCCTGGTTCTGGGTAGCGACTAAAAATAATTAGGTGCTGTGAAAAAATTTCTAATGATTGCAGCACATCATACATTGTTTAAGGTTATGTTCGTTTAAACACTTATACTACCGTAAAAGTAGTAGTGGCGTGGCAAGGCTAAGATGTTGCATTAGCTAACCACAGAAGCACGGAGGGTTAATTAGTTGCTACATTTTAGCTGTGTCAATCTAGTAGGCTAGCGCACCCCAAATTTTAGTAACAATAGTCTCCATCACTATTAGCTCTGGTACGCTCTTGCGCTGTCCGCATTGCTCCTAAAATTGTGGAAACAAAGACGCAACGCTTAATTCTACTGCGAGACTTGCTAGACAATGTAATTCTACCTAGAGGTGGTTGTTTTACACTGCCTAAATGGTCAAATTGAATACGCCTCACACCGTTTGATTGCTGTAACGTCGTTTCTGCATCAAGGTTCACGCGAGAATCAAGATTATTCCAATCATTAACAGTGGGACTAACAGTAGCCGGATGAACAGCCCATTGAACTATACCATTCTGTTCCCGAAAACTAGCTTGCCAAGTCAATTTCTCTTTACTTGCTTGGCTTTGGGCTTGTCTAATAGCATTATATACCTGGCTTTGAGCCTGATTAAGACGTTGATTATCTACAAAAACTAACCAGTTAGGTAGTGCTAAAGTTGCTAGTATACCGATGAATAAAACGGTCACTAAAACTTCTGGCAATGTGAAGCCATCAACAAACCGAATATTCTGGCAAGATTTCCGAGCAAGAAAATATAACAGATGCACCTGTCGAGGCATTTTGAGATTCAGATTCTATTATCTACTATTGCAGAAAACCTTTTTTTAGGTTTTTCTACTTTCATTATAGATAAAAGGCTAGTAGATATAAAAGTAGGAAATACAAGGATTACTAAAATTTTCAATAATAATTTGATAAAGAAACTTTTCTGCTTTAATCTATGATTATCATTGATAAAATATTTACATAAAAACTTGAATGCTACAATGCCCTTTTCTTTGTCGCAAGGCTCTTGTAAAGCTTTACAGGTTAGGTACTTATATATATTTGCCTTGCTTAAATTTAAAGTACTTTTACTTTTTGCTGGTCTACGTTGAAATGAGTTTTCCAGAACTTGTAAACAATATTTTTCTTGCCTAGTTAAGTTCGTAGATAAAGATTTGGAACTAACTCGATATAAAATTTGTACTTTGGGTACAGCTACAAAGGAATATTTAGCAGCTAATCTTAACCACATATCCCAATCTTGAGCGGCTTTGAGGGATTCATCAAAACCACCCAACTCCATTAATAATTCTCTAGCTATTAAAGGATTGGAACCATTCTCTAAAAAATTATTTATTAATAACTTTTCATAAACATCTCCATTAACAGATACACGTCTACCTGATACTATGAAATTACCTTCCTCATCAATATAATCAGTCCAGCTATAGGCGACATGAGTATCTGAGTTTTTTTGTAGTGCTTCTAATTGAGACTCTAGTTTATCCGGTGTCCACATATCATCAGCATCTAAGAAACTAACATAGTTTCCTACTGCAAGATTTAATCCACGATTCCGGCTAACATTACCTCCAGCATTATCGAAGGAGAATATTTTCAGTCGTCGATCTTGAATTTCACTAATAACATTTAAGGTTGAGTCCTGTGAGCCGTCATTAATTATAATTAACTCAAAATCAGAAAATGTTTGTTGTAAAACTGAGTTAATTGTTTCTTTTATAGTCTTTTCGCAATTATATGCTGGGATAACTACAGAAATTTCTGGTGAATTATTCATTATTTACTTTCATGTTTTTATTGGTTAAGTTATGGAAATAAAATACTAATGAGTATAAGGGACTCAAAATGCTTCCTAAATAAAAATTAACTTCAACAAGTGCAATTATATCTGTGTTTAAATTATTTTTATACTTGATGATATGCTGGAGTATCCTCCGCAGATTACCTAAAGTTGTTTTTAGTAAAATTACTGGTACTTGCCATTTTTTAGCATTAATCAGTCTGAGTTGGAAAATACATAAGCCACAACCACGAGCAATTTTGAGTAAGTAATTTCTCTCTAAGCGCCAGTGAGGAATTTTGTGATAAATTTCCATTTTGGGGTTATACCAAATTTCCCAACTTGATTTGTGTAGGTGTAGTAGAACTTCTATATCTTCTCCTCCTACCATTGATTTTCCAACTCTTCCTACAAAAAACATCTGCTTAGGTAAACTTTTTAGCCAAGCTTGTTTACGAATAACAAGTCCTGCACTGGGGGGTAGTCTTAAATTATCAGCATCGAATATATATGCTTTTTGACCATGTTCTCTGATGGCTAAAAAAGCCTGAATTTTGTCAAAATTATCTGGTGGTTTTACTTCAAAATCACCATGTATTTGCCCACTCCATGCACCTGCTTGAGAATGTTCCTCACTAAAATTATATGAATGTAAAACCCAGTCAGGTGCTGGTAAGTTATCATCATCTAAAAAACCAACAAATTCACTCCTAGCCTCATTTACAGCTTTGAGTCGAGCAAATGCTGATCCTTGTTGTGTTTCCAAAAAGTACTTCAACTCACATTGAGTAAATTTTGCTTGGTAATCTTTCACTACTTCTGGTGTGCGATCGCTGCTATTATTATCGATAACAATCACTTCCCAGCTTAGGTGTTCTATACCAGTTTGTGCCAAAAGCTTATCTAAAACTTCTGGTAATCGTTCTGCACCATTCCATGTAGGGATAGCGACAGTAAAATCGATTGTTTCGGCTATATTATTTGCTTCTTTTTGGTTAAATAAACTTATCATAATTGTTGATTATTTTTACTCAAATATCCATTTTTCCAAAGATAGAAAGGACTAATTAAGCTGCTAAATATGAGTTCTGTTTCACAAAGTATTACTAAATCTGTTTTTATCTTGTTTCCATACTTAAGTATTTGGAATAAAATTCTCTTACTATCATTTACAAGATAAGCAACGAATATAAAAGGTTTGTAATAGGGTTTTACGTTTGTCATTCTAGTAACATAGCGACTTAATCCAATACCTCTAAAGAATGGGATTAAATACTCTTTCTTTAATCTGGAGCTTGGAATTTTATGATAAATTTCCATTTCGGGGTTATACCAAACTTCCCAGCCGGACTTTTGGATATGACATAACATTTCTAAATCTTCCCCAGTGAGCATATTCCCAGTAACTCTACCAGTTAATATAGGCTGGTCTGGGACAGATTGTAACCAAGCTTCGCGGCGAATAACTAGTCCAGCAGAGGGAGGAAGCAGTTTTTTCCTTGGATCGTAAAATAGAGGTTTATTTCCGCGTTCTGTAATTGCTAGAAAGGGGCTGATACGCTCAAAGTTTTCTGGCGGCTCAACTTCCCAATCTGGGTG
Above is a genomic segment from Nostoc sp. MS1 containing:
- a CDS encoding glycosyltransferase family 2 protein translates to MFSIYILTYNEELDIAACIESATLSDDIIVVDSCSSDRTVEIASRYPIRVVQHAFESHGRQRTWMLESIPPKHEWVYILEADERMTPELFAECEQALKSSEYIGYYVAERVMFMNRWIRYSTQYPRYQMRLFRHGKVWFTDYGHTEREVCEGATSFLKETYPHYTCSKGLSRWIEKHNRYSTDEAKETLYQLENGKVEWRDLFLGNSEVARRRALKDLSLRLPARPLLRFLYMYFLLGGCLDGRAGLAWCTLQAFYEYLILLKAWEMKYLPTPSLDAPIDLSTQSSQEAQKEGLGSSS
- a CDS encoding Tfp pilus assembly protein FimT/FimU — translated: MPRQVHLLYFLARKSCQNIRFVDGFTLPEVLVTVLFIGILATLALPNWLVFVDNQRLNQAQSQVYNAIRQAQSQASKEKLTWQASFREQNGIVQWAVHPATVSPTVNDWNNLDSRVNLDAETTLQQSNGVRRIQFDHLGSVKQPPLGRITLSSKSRSRIKRCVFVSTILGAMRTAQERTRANSDGDYCY
- a CDS encoding glycosyltransferase, producing the protein MNNSPEISVVIPAYNCEKTIKETINSVLQQTFSDFELIIINDGSQDSTLNVISEIQDRRLKIFSFDNAGGNVSRNRGLNLAVGNYVSFLDADDMWTPDKLESQLEALQKNSDTHVAYSWTDYIDEEGNFIVSGRRVSVNGDVYEKLLINNFLENGSNPLIARELLMELGGFDESLKAAQDWDMWLRLAAKYSFVAVPKVQILYRVSSKSLSTNLTRQEKYCLQVLENSFQRRPAKSKSTLNLSKANIYKYLTCKALQEPCDKEKGIVAFKFLCKYFINDNHRLKQKSFFIKLLLKILVILVFPTFISTSLLSIMKVEKPKKRFSAIVDNRI
- a CDS encoding TIGR04282 family arsenosugar biosynthesis glycosyltransferase; the encoded protein is MYDVLQSLEIFSQHLIIFSRYPEPGKTKTRLIRALGAIGAANLQCQMTEHTISQVKELQKVINVSSEVRFAGGDVQLMQDWLGTDLVYQPQGDGDLGLRMTRSLYNAFQAQATQVVIIGTDCPGLNCQILTQAFKQIHTVDLVIGPAIDGGYYLIGLRCFIPELFVNIDWGSSQVLHQTVEIANKLNLSYHYLPELADVDRPEDLPIWQQVWETEVKMR
- the hpsE gene encoding hormogonium polysaccharide biosynthesis glycosyltransferase HpsE; this encodes MIELIDFTVVIPTYNGAIRLPELLERLQNQVNIENISWEIIVVDNNSTDSTAQVVQQYQENWQCAYPLKYNFEYKQGAAYARKKGVEVASGKLIGFLDDDNYPIPTWVAAAYAFAQKYPQAGAYGSQIHPDWEVEPPENFERISPFLAITERGNKPLFYDPRKKLLPPSAGLVIRREAWLQSVPDQPILTGRVTGNMLTGEDLEMLCHIQKSGWEVWYNPEMEIYHKIPSSRLKKEYLIPFFRGIGLSRYVTRMTNVKPYYKPFIFVAYLVNDSKRILFQILKYGNKIKTDLVILCETELIFSSLISPFYLWKNGYLSKNNQQL
- a CDS encoding HpsJ family protein codes for the protein MVNRFASVNSSLILKVVGIVLIVSFLLDFLILLLPFQPTDRLWQINLATALVDRGIVPLVGLGALFTGYWIDSASDGATKGIDLRVPVLILSSILGLMFLLIFPLHLNNVRQASTQAVNQINQQAEQAENQLKNQLAQFQAQANTEQGKAQLEQLRAQARNQFTELLKDDQRYQQALNNPQVPAQQKELLKKFKANPQELDQFIAQQTDPQGLANQRLNQIRQGKEDAAKQAKDNAWKSGLRIGISSLILSIGYIIIGWSGLRSSGALQGGGRKGKVPAR
- the hpsE gene encoding hormogonium polysaccharide biosynthesis glycosyltransferase HpsE; protein product: MISLFNQKEANNIAETIDFTVAIPTWNGAERLPEVLDKLLAQTGIEHLSWEVIVIDNNSSDRTPEVVKDYQAKFTQCELKYFLETQQGSAFARLKAVNEARSEFVGFLDDDNLPAPDWVLHSYNFSEEHSQAGAWSGQIHGDFEVKPPDNFDKIQAFLAIREHGQKAYIFDADNLRLPPSAGLVIRKQAWLKSLPKQMFFVGRVGKSMVGGEDIEVLLHLHKSSWEIWYNPKMEIYHKIPHWRLERNYLLKIARGCGLCIFQLRLINAKKWQVPVILLKTTLGNLRRILQHIIKYKNNLNTDIIALVEVNFYLGSILSPLYSLVFYFHNLTNKNMKVNNE